The Andreesenia angusta genome contains the following window.
CGCTGCACGCGGGAAAAGAAGACGAAAACATATACAGCTTTATCTATAGGGCACTGAATTCAACGCTAGACGACTCTCTCTCTGTAGACGATCTAGTGGGTCTTACTATGGAGACAGGGCAGACTGGTGTCACTGCCATGGCGCTTCTAGACAGTGCCAACACCGCTATGTATGGAGATCCTGAAATAACGGAAGTCAATATTGGGGTCAGAAATAATCCGGGAATACTCATATCTGGTCACGACCTCACGGATCTAGAACAGCTGCTTGAGCAGACAAAAGGAACAGGAGTAGACGTATATACTCACTCAGAGATGCTCCCTGCCCACTACTACCCGGCTTTCAAGAAATACGACAATCTGGCCGGAAACTACGGTGGTTCTTGGTGGAATCAAGTTGCGGAGTTCGAGAGCTTCAAAGGCCCTATACTCTTCACTACGAACTGCATAGTCCCACCTAGAAGCGAGGAAGTCAGAGGCAGAATCTTCACAACAGGTGCCGCTGGTTACCCAGGCTGTGGACATATAGTTTCGGGCATAGACGGAAAAAAAGACTTCTCCGCCGTAATAGAGATGGCCAAGTCGCTAGACTCTCCTGAGGGGATAGAGACTGGAAGTATAGTCGGAGGGTTCGCCCATTCTCAAGTGGTGGCGCTTGCGGACAAAGTAGTTGAAGCTGTGAAGTCTGGCGCCATCAAGAAGTTCTTTGTAATGGCGGGCTGCGACGGAAGGCTCAAGTCGAGGGAGTACTACACTGAGTTTGCAAAAGCACTTCCAGACGACACTGTGATCTTGACTGCTGGGTGTGCAAAGTACAGGTACAACAAGCTTGGGCTAGGAGATATAGGCGGAATACCTAGAGTTCTAGACGCTGGACAGTGCAACGACTCCTATTCGCTTGCTGTCATAGCCATGAAGCTGCAGGAGATCTTTGGGCTAGAGGATATAAACGATCTGCCTATAGTCTACAACATAGCCTGGTATGAGCAGAAAGCCGTAATAGTGCTGTTGGCGCTGCTTTCACTTGGCATTAAGAACATACACCTAGGGCCTACACTGCCTGGATTCCTCTCCCCTAACGTAGCCAAGGTGATAGTGGAAAACTTCGGGCTCTCAGGAATCGGGACTGTCGAAGACGATTTAAAGCTCTTTATCGGAAACTAGTTTCTCTGCAATAAAAAACCACGAAGCCAAGTCATGCGACTTGATTTCGTGGTTTTTTCACTTGATCATTTTTTCTCTCTATACAGCTTGTACATTATAGCCTCTAGAACTCCCCCTGCTATGGAACGCGCCTTGTCCGATATGCTA
Protein-coding sequences here:
- the hcp gene encoding hydroxylamine reductase, whose product is MSMFCYQCQETVRNSGCTVKGVCGKEEQTAKLQDLLIYTLKGIANIVSLKELSPTYIPEVNHAVLGGLFTTITNANFDDEAISSKIKTLISIRDSLRGDTPAEEFHDAAIFEVSSLESMLQKASSVGVLSTENEDVRSLRELVTYGIKGLAAYSHHALHAGKEDENIYSFIYRALNSTLDDSLSVDDLVGLTMETGQTGVTAMALLDSANTAMYGDPEITEVNIGVRNNPGILISGHDLTDLEQLLEQTKGTGVDVYTHSEMLPAHYYPAFKKYDNLAGNYGGSWWNQVAEFESFKGPILFTTNCIVPPRSEEVRGRIFTTGAAGYPGCGHIVSGIDGKKDFSAVIEMAKSLDSPEGIETGSIVGGFAHSQVVALADKVVEAVKSGAIKKFFVMAGCDGRLKSREYYTEFAKALPDDTVILTAGCAKYRYNKLGLGDIGGIPRVLDAGQCNDSYSLAVIAMKLQEIFGLEDINDLPIVYNIAWYEQKAVIVLLALLSLGIKNIHLGPTLPGFLSPNVAKVIVENFGLSGIGTVEDDLKLFIGN